One Amorphoplanes digitatis genomic window carries:
- a CDS encoding cellulase family glycosylhydrolase, whose protein sequence is MFSTRSKRRLAAAAAAVLAAPLLWFATSGSSQAAAAVPAKDWLHVQGNQILDQAGNPVWLTGANWFGFNAGERVFHGLWSANLTEVTKSMADRGINLVRVPISTQLLLEWKAGQAAVSSGVNTYANPELAGKTTLEVFDAFLALCERYGMKVLLDVHSAEADNSGHVYPVWYKGAVTPELFYQAWEWVAQRYRTNDTLVAMDVKNEPHGRPNESPRAKWDSSSDVDNFKNTCQTAGRRILAINPDVLILCEGIEVYPKDGVSWSSTDGKTYDNVWWGANLRGVRDHPVDLGANQDQLVYSPHDYGPLVYEQPWFAKPFDKASLTADVWTPNWLYVHDSNIAPLLVGEWGGRLGQDARQDRWMTALRDLIVEKRLHQTFWVLNPNSGDTGGLLLDDWKTWDEQKYAMLKPALWQYGGKFVSLDHQVPLGGAGSSTGISLAARYGGGVEPSTPVPSSSSTPNPPAGACGATYTQTSAWSGGFQGEVTIRNTGTTAGRAWTATWTYPSGTTVASLWNGVLSTAGTAVTVRNAAHNGTLAAGASTSFGFVGSGPAATPVITCALT, encoded by the coding sequence ATGTTCTCGACTCGAAGCAAGCGGCGGCTCGCCGCGGCGGCAGCGGCGGTCCTCGCCGCGCCGCTGCTGTGGTTCGCCACGTCCGGCTCCTCGCAGGCGGCGGCCGCCGTGCCGGCCAAGGACTGGCTGCACGTGCAGGGCAACCAGATCCTCGACCAGGCCGGCAACCCGGTCTGGCTGACCGGCGCCAACTGGTTCGGGTTCAACGCCGGCGAGCGGGTCTTCCACGGCCTCTGGTCGGCGAACCTCACCGAGGTGACCAAGTCGATGGCCGACCGCGGCATCAACCTGGTCCGGGTGCCCATCTCGACCCAGCTCCTGCTGGAGTGGAAGGCCGGGCAGGCCGCCGTGTCGTCCGGGGTCAACACGTACGCGAACCCGGAGCTCGCCGGGAAGACCACACTGGAGGTCTTCGACGCGTTCCTGGCCCTGTGCGAGCGGTACGGCATGAAGGTCCTGCTCGACGTGCACAGCGCGGAGGCCGACAACTCCGGGCACGTCTACCCGGTCTGGTACAAGGGCGCCGTCACGCCGGAGCTGTTCTACCAGGCCTGGGAGTGGGTCGCGCAGCGCTACCGGACCAACGACACGCTCGTCGCGATGGACGTCAAGAACGAGCCGCACGGCCGGCCCAACGAGAGCCCGCGGGCCAAGTGGGACTCGTCGTCCGACGTGGACAACTTCAAGAACACCTGCCAGACCGCCGGCCGGCGGATCCTGGCGATCAACCCGGACGTGCTGATCCTCTGCGAGGGGATCGAGGTGTACCCGAAGGACGGCGTGAGCTGGTCGTCCACCGACGGCAAGACCTACGACAACGTCTGGTGGGGCGCCAACCTGCGCGGCGTCCGGGACCACCCGGTCGACCTGGGTGCCAACCAGGACCAGCTCGTCTACTCGCCGCACGACTACGGGCCGCTGGTGTACGAGCAGCCGTGGTTCGCCAAGCCGTTCGACAAGGCCTCGCTGACCGCCGACGTGTGGACGCCCAACTGGCTCTACGTGCACGACTCGAACATCGCGCCGCTGCTGGTCGGCGAGTGGGGCGGCCGGCTCGGCCAGGACGCCCGGCAGGACCGCTGGATGACCGCGCTGCGGGACCTGATCGTGGAGAAGCGGCTGCACCAGACGTTCTGGGTGCTCAACCCGAACTCGGGCGACACCGGCGGCCTGCTGCTCGACGACTGGAAGACCTGGGACGAGCAGAAGTACGCCATGCTCAAGCCCGCCCTGTGGCAGTACGGCGGCAAGTTCGTCAGCCTCGACCACCAGGTGCCGCTGGGCGGCGCGGGCAGCTCGACCGGGATCAGCCTGGCGGCCCGCTACGGCGGCGGCGTCGAGCCGTCCACCCCGGTGCCGTCGTCGTCGTCGACGCCCAACCCGCCCGCCGGTGCCTGCGGCGCCACGTACACGCAGACCAGCGCGTGGTCCGGCGGCTTCCAGGGCGAGGTCACGATCCGGAACACGGGCACGACCGCGGGCCGCGCCTGGACCGCGACCTGGACCTATCCGTCCGGTACGACGGTGGCGTCGCTGTGGAACGGCGTGCTGAGCACGGCCGGCACGGCCGTGACCGTGCGCAACGCCGCGCACAACGGCACCCTGGCCGCGGGGGCGAGCACCAGCTTCGGCTTCGTCGGCTCGGGCCCGGCGGCGACGCCCGTGATCACCTGCGCGCTCACCTGA
- a CDS encoding YncE family protein: protein MTTRRNLFIIAGGAALTAACREPARATVSVPDLVVAEGRRGLVVLGGARPRDLGDQAVLSPDGALACAVSRDDAGAPLLLRLDPAKGEPDGRTPIAAGWVPRVISADGANSALTRMPAPDRPAARPRTALLVVAGGRQREYDLGGVVEPDAFTTDGTGLFVLEWLPREAPERYRVRLLDLGSGVLNPLYTRDKVPVPPGAEEEMRGDGRQAVLSPGRDVLYTLYTHQPGHRHTRDLIAGRPGGAHAFVHVLHLAQGWAYCLDLPHPFGEGPAAGHALAVSADGRRLAVADVTSGSLAYADTETLKIERVVAAAKGGDAASLAFTPDGGRVLLGAGPAVTAYDPGTGAVAARWSVPTAVRGLGLNRDGSRVYAGGADEIVWLDAATGALRGRAPVEGLTALRHVR from the coding sequence ATGACGACCAGGCGGAATCTTTTCATCATCGCGGGCGGCGCCGCCCTGACGGCCGCGTGCCGCGAGCCGGCGCGCGCGACCGTGTCCGTGCCGGACCTCGTGGTGGCCGAGGGCCGGCGCGGCCTGGTCGTGCTCGGCGGCGCGCGGCCCCGCGACCTCGGCGACCAGGCCGTGCTGAGCCCGGACGGCGCGCTGGCCTGCGCGGTGTCCCGCGACGACGCCGGTGCCCCGCTCCTGCTCCGGCTCGACCCGGCGAAGGGCGAGCCGGACGGGCGTACCCCGATCGCCGCCGGCTGGGTGCCCCGGGTGATCTCCGCCGACGGCGCCAACAGCGCGCTGACCCGTATGCCCGCGCCGGACCGGCCGGCGGCAAGGCCGCGGACCGCCCTGCTTGTCGTTGCCGGCGGCCGGCAGCGCGAGTACGACCTGGGCGGCGTCGTCGAGCCCGACGCGTTCACCACCGACGGTACCGGCCTGTTCGTGCTGGAGTGGCTGCCGCGCGAGGCGCCGGAGCGGTACCGGGTGCGGCTGCTCGACCTGGGCTCGGGCGTGCTGAATCCGCTTTACACCCGCGACAAGGTGCCGGTGCCGCCCGGCGCCGAGGAGGAGATGCGCGGCGACGGGCGCCAGGCGGTCCTCTCACCCGGCCGCGACGTGCTCTACACGCTCTACACCCATCAGCCCGGTCACCGGCACACCCGCGACCTGATCGCGGGCCGCCCGGGCGGCGCGCACGCGTTCGTGCACGTGCTGCACCTGGCGCAGGGCTGGGCGTACTGCCTGGACCTGCCGCACCCGTTCGGCGAGGGCCCGGCCGCCGGGCACGCCCTCGCGGTGAGCGCGGACGGACGGCGGCTCGCCGTCGCCGACGTGACGTCGGGCTCGCTGGCCTACGCGGACACCGAGACCTTGAAGATCGAGCGGGTGGTCGCCGCCGCGAAGGGCGGCGACGCGGCGAGCCTCGCGTTCACCCCGGACGGCGGCCGGGTGCTGCTCGGCGCGGGCCCGGCCGTGACCGCGTACGACCCGGGCACCGGCGCGGTGGCCGCCCGCTGGTCCGTGCCGACGGCGGTACGCGGGCTGGGGCTCAACCGCGACGGCAGCCGGGTCTACGCGGGCGGCGCCGACGAGATCGTCTGGCTCGACGCCGCCACCGGCGCCCTGCGCGGCCGGGCCCCGGTCGAGGGCCTGACCGCGCTGCGGCACGTCAGGTGA
- a CDS encoding FAD-dependent oxidoreductase: MVDVIVVGGGIIGLTAAMRLRERGAEVTVWAPSGPEQTVSAVAAAVWYPTRTLFEPRVLAWAAATYDQFRRHAFARVPGVLVRETRNLERDGAAGEPWWAPAARGVRYLPIDPPWTREIRFQAPLVEMGTYLPWLRERLVAAGARVVRRRVDRLEEALVEAPVVVNATGLAAGTLCGDPDVFPVRGQIVRVANPGIIVSVRDQGDPGTYVHPRSRDVVLGGTWQANNWNTAPDPATRDAILERCVALVPELAGAPIVGEEAGLRPARRGGPRVEAEKWPAGTVVHAYGHGGAGMTLCWGTADEVASLVCDESLTVR, from the coding sequence ATGGTGGACGTGATCGTGGTGGGCGGCGGGATCATCGGGCTGACGGCGGCGATGCGGCTGCGCGAGCGCGGCGCGGAGGTGACCGTCTGGGCGCCGTCCGGGCCGGAGCAGACCGTCTCGGCGGTCGCCGCGGCGGTCTGGTACCCGACCCGGACACTCTTCGAGCCCCGCGTCCTGGCCTGGGCCGCGGCGACCTACGACCAGTTCCGCCGGCACGCGTTCGCCCGGGTGCCCGGTGTGCTGGTCCGCGAGACCCGCAACCTCGAACGCGACGGCGCCGCCGGCGAGCCCTGGTGGGCGCCCGCCGCCCGCGGCGTGCGGTACCTGCCGATCGACCCGCCGTGGACCCGCGAGATCCGCTTCCAGGCGCCGCTGGTCGAGATGGGTACCTACCTGCCGTGGCTGCGGGAGCGGCTGGTCGCCGCCGGCGCCCGGGTGGTGCGCCGCCGCGTCGACCGGCTGGAGGAGGCCCTGGTCGAGGCCCCGGTGGTGGTCAACGCCACCGGCCTCGCCGCCGGCACCCTCTGCGGCGACCCCGACGTCTTTCCGGTACGCGGGCAGATCGTGCGCGTCGCCAACCCCGGCATCATCGTCTCGGTGCGCGACCAGGGCGACCCGGGCACCTACGTGCACCCGCGCAGCCGGGACGTCGTCCTCGGCGGCACCTGGCAGGCGAACAACTGGAACACCGCGCCGGACCCCGCGACCCGTGACGCGATCCTGGAGCGGTGCGTCGCGCTGGTGCCGGAGCTGGCCGGTGCGCCGATCGTGGGTGAGGAGGCCGGGCTGCGCCCGGCACGCCGCGGCGGGCCGCGCGTCGAGGCCGAGAAGTGGCCCGCCGGGACGGTCGTGCACGCGTACGGGCACGGCGGCGCCGGAATGACGCTCTGCTGGGGCACCGCCGACGAAGTCGCGTCGCTTGTGTGTGACGAGTCGTTGACCGTCCGTTAA
- a CDS encoding ArsR/SmtB family transcription factor encodes MTTTDQISGVFAALADPTRRAILARLARGEATVNELAAPFPISAQAVSKHLNVLEKAGLIVRTREAQWRRCRIEPAPLRDVASWVAQYRLLWEERYDTLGTYLDDLQKEQP; translated from the coding sequence ATGACGACGACGGACCAGATCAGCGGCGTCTTCGCCGCCCTCGCCGACCCGACCCGCAGGGCGATCCTCGCCCGGCTGGCGCGGGGCGAGGCAACGGTCAACGAACTCGCGGCGCCGTTCCCGATCAGCGCGCAGGCGGTCTCGAAGCACCTCAACGTGCTGGAGAAGGCGGGCCTGATCGTCCGCACCCGCGAGGCGCAGTGGCGGCGCTGCCGGATCGAGCCGGCGCCGCTGCGCGACGTCGCGAGCTGGGTCGCGCAGTACCGGCTCCTCTGGGAGGAGCGCTACGACACGCTCGGCACCTACCTGGACGACCTGCAGAAGGAGCAGCCGTGA
- the glgX gene encoding glycogen debranching protein GlgX, whose amino-acid sequence MNIWPGNPYPLGATYDGGGTNFALFSEVAERVELCLFDDDGVETRIDLPEREALVWHGYLPRVVPGQRYGYRVHGPYDPAAGLRCNPAKLLLDPYAKAIEGHNEWNNALYSYNFGDPGSLNTADSAPYAMRSVVINPFFDWANDRPLRIPFHQTVIYEAHVKGMTARHPGIPEDVRGTYSGLAHPVMIKYLQGLGVTAVELMPVHQFVHDSGLIERGLSNYWGYNTIGFFAPHNDYASFGGRGGQVQEFRSMVKALHAAGIEVILDVVYNHTAEGNHLGPTLSFRGIDNPAYYRLVDGDKQYYYDTTGTGNSLNVRHHESLRLIMDSLRYWVTDMHVDGFRFDLASALAREFHEVNRLAAFFDLVNQDPIVSQVKLIAEPWDVGDGGYQVGGFPPLWTEWNGKYRDTVRDFWRGEPASLGEFASRFTGSSDLYEIDGRRPIASINFVTAHDGFTLNDLVSYNEKHNEANGEENRDGESHNRSWNGGVEGPTEDSEVTALRERQKRNFLATLLLSQGVPMISHGDELSRTQRGNNNVYAHDSELSWIDWADARHHDVLTLFTARLTRLRAEHPIFRRRRFFTGDPVGDAKVPDIAWLRRDGEPMTGEDWTARSGMTMTVFLNGHGIPERDELGEPISDDCFLVLFNPLAEPVTFTVPPRAYGRTWETVLHTGDPLLLARKRVTKAGGRLDVPPHTMLMLRCRY is encoded by the coding sequence ATGAATATCTGGCCGGGGAATCCGTATCCGCTCGGCGCCACCTACGACGGCGGCGGGACCAACTTCGCGCTGTTCTCCGAGGTCGCCGAGCGCGTCGAGCTGTGCCTGTTCGACGACGACGGCGTCGAGACCCGGATCGACCTGCCGGAGCGCGAGGCCCTGGTCTGGCACGGCTACCTGCCGCGCGTCGTGCCCGGCCAGCGGTACGGCTACCGCGTGCACGGCCCGTACGACCCCGCGGCGGGGCTGCGGTGCAACCCGGCCAAGCTGCTGCTCGACCCGTACGCGAAGGCGATCGAGGGCCACAACGAGTGGAACAACGCCCTCTACTCGTACAACTTCGGCGATCCGGGCAGCCTGAACACCGCCGACTCGGCGCCGTACGCGATGCGCTCGGTGGTGATCAACCCGTTCTTCGACTGGGCCAACGATCGGCCGTTGCGCATACCGTTCCACCAGACGGTGATCTACGAGGCGCACGTGAAGGGCATGACCGCACGGCACCCCGGCATTCCCGAGGACGTGCGCGGCACCTACTCCGGCCTGGCGCACCCGGTGATGATCAAGTATCTCCAGGGCCTCGGGGTGACCGCGGTCGAGCTGATGCCGGTGCACCAGTTCGTGCACGACAGCGGCCTGATCGAGCGCGGGCTGTCGAACTACTGGGGCTACAACACCATCGGCTTCTTCGCGCCGCACAACGACTACGCGTCGTTCGGCGGCCGCGGCGGCCAGGTGCAGGAGTTCCGGTCGATGGTGAAGGCGCTGCACGCGGCCGGCATCGAGGTCATCCTCGACGTCGTCTACAACCACACCGCCGAGGGCAACCACCTGGGCCCGACCCTGTCGTTCCGCGGCATCGACAATCCCGCCTACTACCGGCTCGTCGACGGCGACAAGCAGTACTACTACGACACCACCGGCACCGGTAACAGCCTCAACGTGCGCCACCACGAGTCGCTGCGGCTGATCATGGACTCGCTGCGGTACTGGGTCACCGACATGCACGTCGACGGCTTCCGCTTCGACCTCGCCTCCGCGCTGGCGCGGGAGTTCCACGAGGTGAACCGGCTGGCCGCGTTCTTCGACCTGGTCAACCAGGATCCGATCGTGTCGCAGGTCAAGCTGATCGCCGAGCCGTGGGACGTCGGCGACGGCGGCTACCAGGTCGGCGGCTTCCCGCCGCTGTGGACGGAGTGGAACGGCAAGTACCGCGACACCGTGCGCGACTTCTGGCGCGGCGAGCCGGCCAGCCTCGGCGAGTTCGCCTCCCGCTTCACCGGCTCATCCGACCTGTACGAGATCGACGGCCGCCGCCCGATCGCCTCGATCAACTTCGTGACCGCGCACGACGGGTTCACGCTCAACGACCTGGTCTCGTACAACGAGAAGCACAACGAGGCCAACGGCGAGGAGAACCGGGACGGCGAGAGCCACAACCGGTCCTGGAACGGCGGCGTGGAGGGACCCACCGAGGACTCGGAGGTGACCGCGCTGCGCGAGCGGCAGAAGCGCAACTTCCTCGCCACGCTCCTGCTGTCGCAGGGCGTGCCGATGATCTCGCACGGCGACGAGCTGAGCCGCACCCAGCGGGGCAACAACAACGTGTACGCCCACGACAGCGAGCTGAGCTGGATCGACTGGGCGGACGCCCGCCACCACGACGTGCTGACCCTGTTCACCGCCCGGCTGACCCGGCTGCGCGCCGAACACCCGATCTTCCGCCGCCGGCGCTTCTTCACCGGCGATCCGGTCGGCGACGCGAAGGTCCCGGACATCGCCTGGCTGCGCCGCGACGGCGAGCCGATGACCGGCGAGGACTGGACCGCCCGGTCCGGCATGACGATGACCGTGTTCCTCAACGGCCACGGCATACCGGAACGCGACGAGCTGGGCGAGCCGATCTCCGACGACTGCTTCCTGGTGCTGTTCAACCCCCTCGCGGAGCCGGTGACCTTCACCGTGCCGCCGCGCGCGTACGGGCGCACCTGGGAGACGGTCCTGCACACCGGCGACCCGCTGCTGCTGGCCCGCAAGCGGGTCACCAAGGCCGGCGGCAGGCTGGACGTCCCCCCGCACACGATGCTCATGCTGCGCTGCCGCTACTGA
- a CDS encoding RNA polymerase sigma factor, whose translation MVTELDDAAAVTRARAGDLSAYDVLVARYTVPAHRAAVLLGAGADADDVVQEAFVKAYRQLSRYRGESGFRPWLLAIVANETRNLHRSRRRRDGLVLRAAAHEQPERLVPDPAETVLADERRNRLVEQIRLLDHRDREVLVLRFLLDLSEAETAETLGLPKGTVKSRTSRALARLRGRLVVGEVRGA comes from the coding sequence ATGGTCACCGAACTGGACGACGCGGCGGCCGTGACCCGTGCCCGCGCCGGCGACCTTTCCGCGTACGACGTCCTGGTCGCCCGGTACACCGTGCCCGCGCACCGGGCCGCGGTGCTGCTCGGTGCCGGCGCGGACGCCGACGACGTGGTGCAGGAGGCGTTCGTGAAGGCGTACCGGCAGCTCTCGCGGTATCGCGGCGAGTCGGGATTCCGGCCCTGGCTGCTCGCGATCGTCGCCAACGAGACCCGCAACCTGCACCGTTCCCGGCGCCGCCGCGACGGCCTGGTGCTGCGCGCCGCCGCGCACGAGCAGCCGGAGCGGCTCGTGCCCGATCCGGCCGAGACCGTGCTGGCGGACGAGCGCCGGAACCGCCTGGTCGAGCAGATCCGGCTCCTCGATCACCGGGATCGGGAGGTGCTGGTGCTGCGGTTCCTGCTGGACCTGTCGGAGGCGGAGACCGCGGAGACGCTGGGACTGCCGAAGGGGACCGTGAAGTCGCGGACCTCGCGGGCGCTGGCCAGGCTGCGCGGCCGGCTGGTCGTGGGGGAGGTGCGCGGTGCCTGA
- a CDS encoding SRPBCC family protein translates to MNTIAISTPSPTELVMSRTFDAPKALVWAAHTQAEHLRHWWGRGNPLDVTIDFRVGGTWRFVETADGQEHPFRGEFLEISAPDTFTWTFEYEPMAGHVAVDTYVFTEEAGRTTVTSTTRFDTQADRDGMMQSGMEQGANQSYAALDAYLIKIG, encoded by the coding sequence GTGAACACCATCGCCATCAGCACCCCCAGCCCGACCGAGCTCGTCATGAGCCGCACGTTCGACGCGCCGAAGGCCCTGGTCTGGGCCGCGCACACCCAGGCCGAGCACCTGCGCCACTGGTGGGGCCGGGGAAACCCGCTCGACGTGACGATCGACTTCCGGGTCGGCGGCACCTGGCGCTTCGTCGAGACCGCGGACGGGCAGGAGCATCCGTTCCGGGGCGAGTTCCTCGAGATCTCGGCGCCGGACACGTTCACCTGGACGTTCGAGTACGAGCCGATGGCCGGCCACGTCGCGGTGGACACCTACGTCTTCACCGAGGAGGCGGGCCGGACCACGGTGACCAGCACGACGCGCTTCGACACGCAGGCGGATCGCGACGGCATGATGCAGTCGGGCATGGAGCAGGGCGCCAACCAGAGCTACGCGGCCCTGGACGCCTACCTCATCAAGATCGGTTGA
- a CDS encoding DEAD/DEAH box helicase — translation MSEHLFADATGFAGLALRPELLKALTSLGYEEPTPIQREAIPPLLAGNDLLGQAATGTGKTAAFALPLLHRLEPDAKGGPAALVLVPTRELAEQVSQAVHRYGRDLGVRVLPVYGGQPIGRQLQALQRGVDVVVGTPGRVLDHISRETLDLSDVRTVVLDEADEMLDMGFAEDIEAILAETPQNRQTVLFSATMPPRIDGIARRHLKDPVRIQMGREESAPGEIPLVRQSAYVVARAHKSAALGRVLDVEAPTAAIVFCRTREEVDQVTETLNGRGYRAEALHGGMSQDQRDRVMGRLRAGSTELLVATDVAARGLDVEQLTHVVNYNVPSAPEAYVHRIGRVGRAGREGAAITLVEPREQRMLKAIERLTRQRITVEKVPTVTDLRARRLELTRSALESSLQADDLDRFRVVIESLTSEFDIETVALAAVKLAHEAAGGDVDEEEIPSVARPPREPDREGRRGPERRGGAPSGAPVARLFFGIGRRAGLRPQDLVGAIAGESGLSARDIGAIQITDRFSLVEVPEAAADMVIAALQRSTIRGRKPGVRRERYQR, via the coding sequence ATGAGCGAGCACCTGTTCGCGGACGCGACAGGCTTCGCCGGTCTGGCGCTCCGCCCCGAGTTGCTGAAGGCCCTGACCAGCCTGGGCTACGAGGAGCCGACGCCGATCCAGCGTGAGGCGATCCCGCCGCTGCTGGCCGGCAACGACCTGCTCGGGCAGGCCGCGACCGGCACCGGCAAGACCGCGGCGTTCGCGCTGCCCCTGCTGCACCGGCTCGAGCCGGACGCCAAGGGCGGCCCGGCCGCCCTGGTGCTGGTGCCGACCCGCGAGCTCGCCGAGCAGGTGTCGCAGGCGGTGCACCGTTACGGCCGTGACCTGGGCGTACGCGTCCTGCCGGTCTACGGCGGCCAGCCGATCGGGCGGCAGTTGCAGGCGCTGCAACGCGGCGTCGACGTCGTCGTCGGCACGCCGGGCCGGGTGCTGGACCACATCAGCCGCGAGACGCTGGACCTGAGCGACGTGCGCACTGTCGTGCTCGACGAGGCCGACGAGATGCTCGACATGGGCTTCGCGGAGGACATCGAGGCGATCCTGGCCGAGACGCCGCAGAACCGGCAGACCGTGCTCTTCTCGGCGACGATGCCGCCGCGCATCGACGGCATCGCCCGCCGGCACCTGAAGGACCCGGTCCGGATCCAGATGGGCCGCGAGGAGTCGGCGCCGGGTGAGATCCCCCTGGTACGGCAGAGCGCGTACGTCGTGGCCCGCGCGCACAAGTCGGCCGCGCTCGGCCGGGTGCTCGACGTCGAGGCGCCCACCGCGGCGATCGTCTTCTGCCGCACCCGCGAGGAGGTCGACCAGGTCACCGAGACCCTCAACGGGCGCGGCTACCGGGCCGAGGCGCTGCACGGCGGCATGAGCCAGGACCAGCGGGACCGGGTCATGGGCCGGCTGCGGGCCGGCAGCACCGAGCTGCTGGTGGCGACCGACGTCGCCGCCCGCGGCCTGGACGTCGAGCAGCTGACGCACGTCGTCAACTACAACGTCCCGTCCGCGCCGGAGGCCTACGTGCACCGCATCGGCCGGGTCGGCCGGGCGGGCCGGGAGGGCGCCGCGATCACCCTGGTCGAGCCGCGCGAGCAGCGCATGCTCAAGGCGATCGAGCGGCTGACCCGCCAGCGGATCACGGTGGAGAAGGTGCCGACGGTCACCGACCTGCGGGCCCGCCGCCTCGAGCTGACCCGCTCGGCGCTGGAGAGCAGCCTCCAGGCAGACGACCTGGACCGCTTCCGGGTCGTGATCGAGTCGCTGACCAGCGAGTTCGACATCGAGACCGTGGCGCTGGCCGCGGTGAAGCTGGCGCACGAGGCGGCCGGCGGCGACGTCGACGAGGAGGAGATCCCGTCGGTGGCGCGGCCGCCGCGCGAGCCGGACCGCGAGGGCAGGCGCGGCCCCGAGCGCCGCGGCGGCGCCCCTTCCGGCGCCCCCGTGGCACGGCTGTTCTTCGGCATCGGCCGGCGGGCCGGGCTGCGCCCGCAGGACCTGGTCGGCGCGATCGCCGGCGAGTCGGGGCTCAGCGCCCGCGACATCGGCGCGATCCAGATCACCGACCGCTTCTCGCTTGTCGAGGTGCCGGAGGCGGCCGCCGACATGGTGATCGCCGCCCTCCAGCGCAGCACGATCCGCGGCCGCAAGCCGGGCGTACGCCGGGAGCGTTACCAGCGCTGA
- the fliQ gene encoding flagellar biosynthesis protein FliQ, with the protein MTDTQIVELGLQAMTIAAKMCAPVLVTALLIGFAISLFQSVTQIQEATLSFVPKAVGVGAAILFSGNWMLHEMMTYTTQLFEKIPTLLA; encoded by the coding sequence ATGACCGACACGCAGATCGTTGAGCTGGGCCTCCAGGCGATGACCATCGCGGCGAAGATGTGTGCGCCGGTGCTGGTGACCGCGTTGCTCATCGGTTTCGCGATCTCGTTGTTCCAGTCGGTCACGCAGATCCAGGAGGCGACGCTGTCGTTCGTGCCGAAGGCGGTGGGTGTCGGGGCGGCGATCCTGTTCTCCGGCAACTGGATGTTGCACGAGATGATGACGTACACGACGCAGCTGTTCGAGAAGATCCCGACGCTGCTCGCCTGA
- a CDS encoding NUDIX domain-containing protein, with the protein MTSEPRVSCVFICHDGGDKILLARRSAGARDEPGTWDTGAGALEFGETFDAAVAREVAEEYGAVPREITLLGVRNVVRAEPPSHWVALVFAVRVDPAAVRIGEPDKFDELGWFDRDALPAPLHSQVEHTLALY; encoded by the coding sequence GTGACCTCGGAACCGCGCGTCTCCTGCGTCTTCATCTGCCACGACGGTGGCGACAAGATCCTGCTGGCCCGCCGCTCCGCCGGTGCGCGGGACGAGCCCGGGACCTGGGACACCGGCGCCGGGGCGCTGGAGTTCGGTGAGACGTTCGACGCCGCCGTCGCGCGGGAGGTCGCCGAGGAGTACGGGGCCGTCCCTCGGGAGATCACGCTGCTCGGCGTGCGCAACGTGGTGCGGGCCGAGCCGCCGTCGCACTGGGTCGCGCTCGTCTTCGCCGTACGGGTGGATCCGGCCGCGGTGAGGATCGGGGAGCCGGACAAGTTCGACGAGCTGGGCTGGTTCGACCGCGACGCGTTGCCGGCGCCGCTGCACTCCCAGGTGGAGCACACCCTCGCGCTCTACTAG